In Flavobacterium hankyongi, the genomic window GAATATGCCAGAATTGAAAGCTGAGAATGGTTATTTTATTACAGTAGCGATTATGTTTATGATTACTATAGGAATGATAATATATTTTAAATTGAGGAAGTGGTTTTAATAGCCCTGATGGAAGCGACATCCTTTTTAAGTTCATTGAGCTGAGCCGAAATGAACAAAAAAGATATAGCGGACAGCAGGATAAAGCTCCTAAAAATAAAATTAAATTAATTATTGGTTAACCCAAATAATACGTTTACATTTGTAGGGTATTCAAAAATTCCGGAAAACATGTTTGAATTTCAACAGTATTTAGGGTTCTTACTTTTCTTAACCATATTAACCATGGGTTTTTGGTTAATGATTTTCTTAGTTAACTTCGTATTCTACTGGATAGGTGGTGCAATGTGGGAAATGTGGAAAGAAAAAAGAGCTGCTAAAAAACTCGCAGAAAGTGAACAAGCTTAATTGCTTTGTTTAAAAATAAAAAGGTACGCATAGCGTACCTTTTTTTATGTTATCCCATGAACTCGTCATCGTTATTTCCGTTACCGTTTTGTTTGGGTTTTTGTTCCCTTTCTGTTTTTTGTTTGTTAAAACGATAAGTAAACGAAAGCGTAAAAGCTCTTCTTCTCCATTGCATTTCACTGTGTGAGTTTACATTAGGAAGTTGCATGTCTTGAATTCTTTTACGTGAATTGAATACATCATTAACATTAAAAGATATAGTTCCCATATCTTTTAGAACATCTTTACTAAATGCTAGATTCATTGCAGCAATTCCTTTATTTGAACCTTGAGCTGTTTTTTGTGCAGCATTATAAGTTCCATTCGTTTGCCATTCTATTTTATATGGTAAAGTTACTTTTGAAGTGATTCTAGTAAACCAAGTAGTAGCATTTCTGTTAAAGCTTTGAGTAATTACTTCATTTTTACTATTTGTATAAGTATAGCTTCCAGTATTTTGACTGTTAAAGAAATTGAAGTTTCCATTTAATTTCCACCATTTCTTAAAGTTATAGTTTAAAGTAAACTCAAATCCATAACGATCGTTTTTACCTAAATTGAAAAAAGTATTTACAATTACAGGAGTTTTGATGTCTTCCCCATCAACAACAGTAACGATTTCACCATTAACAATTACATCGGCGCCACCCACTGGAGTGAAAACAAAATCGCCTCGTTCTTTTCGAACTTGCTCAAATGAATCTGTGGTATGATTATAGTACAATGAAGTGTTTAAAGTTAGCTTTTCCCATTTTTTTAAGTATCCAAAGTCATAAGCATCCGTATATGCTGGATTGATATCAGGATTTCCTTGAAATAAGTTTACGTTACTTGTATAAGAAGCAAATGGATTAATGAAACGATCTCTTGGTCTTGATATTCTTTTACTATAATTTAATGAAATGCTACTGTTATCGCTTATCTCATATGTTAAAAATAAACTTGGAAATAGGTTGTTGTATTTTTTTGTTTTAAAAATATCAGAGGTTAACTGATTGATTTCAATTTTAGAATCTTCAAAACGTAATCCAGCTAGGTATGAGAATTTATTGATTTTCGATCCAAACTGAGTGTAAACTGCCGTTACATTTTCATTATACTGTAAAATATTTGTGAATTCATCAATGTTTGTAAAAGAGCTATTTTCTGTTAGTCTTTCTTGAACTTGGTAATCAGTAGTTGTTTTCACGTAATTACCTCTAAAACCTGCTTCAAATTGAGATTTTTTTCCAATAGGTAAAACATAATCAACTTGAAATAAATTTCTTTGTTGCTTGTCATTTTTACGAGTTCTTTCAGAAGAAACAAATTTGTTGTTATCTAAAATTACACCTTCAATAGATGAATTATCATTGTCTTTATTTTGAGAAATAGAAATATCAGCTGTTAGCTTGTGTCCGTCTTTTTTAAATTTTTTGATAAAATTTGATGAATAATCAACGTTTTCACTTGTCGATTTTAAATCGTTATAACGTTGTCTTGTATTTAAATACTGTCCCAAAGCATCGTAATTATAATACAGTACATTCTCAATATTACCACCTTTATTGGTTCTCATGTTTAATGAGTTTGTCCATGAAGTAGATTTGTCTAAGAATAATTCAATTCCAAAATTAGCATTTAACCCTTCTCCAAAACGATCATTTTTTCTTCTTTCGTTTAAAATAGATTTTAAAGCTCCGTTCTCATCGAAATTTTGCTGATCGATTTTTATGTTTCCTGGATTACTTCTATTGTTGTAACCAATTGTAGTAAAAAAGTTTGAGTGTTCTTGCTTAAAGTTTAAGTTTGCAGAAAGTCCTGTGTTTCTTGGATCTCCAATAGAAGCAACAAATGTTCCATTTATGCCTTGGTTTTTCCCTTTTTTAAGGATTATATTTAAGATACCGCCTCCACCTTCAGCATCATAACGAGCAGAAGGATTGGTTACAATTTCTACTTTGTCAATTGCTTCAGCAGGAATTAGTTTTAATGCATCACTGATATTACCCATGTTAGATGGTTTTCCATCAATCAATATTCTAACACTTTCATTACCTCTTAATGAAACAGTTCCTTCAGCATCAACCGATACAGATGGTACATTGTCTAGAACATCACTGACAGTTCCTCCTCGTACAATAATATCTTTTCCAACGGTATAAACTTTTTTGTCAAGTTTAATGTCAACAGCTGTTTTTTCGACACGAATTTCGACAGCATCTAATTGTTTTGCTTCGTCTTCAAGAGCAATTGTACCAACGTTTGTGTTTGTAGTTAAATTTTTTCCTTTTGTTTCTAAAGTCTTAAAGGAAATGTATTCGTATTTAATATTGTAAGTTCCTGGGTTAACTTGGATTTTAAATTCACCTTTGTTATCAGTTACGGCACCAGATACAGGTTTAGCTGTTGTAGGATTGATAATGGTAACCGTTGCATACTCTAAAGGAAGAGAACTTGTTTTTTCAATAATTTTTCCTGAAAAGGTGATTTTATTTCCTTCATTTCTTTGCTGTGCAAGCGATAAAGTTGAAATTAAAAGGAAAAATGGAATAAAAAATAATACTTTAAAAAACTTCATGACTTTAAATTAAGCCGCAAATTTAAAATTGAAAATTGTAGTTTTTGCCAAAGTATTGTTAAATGGTCTTAAAACTATAATATTTCAAGAATTTTTTCTGTAGGTCTGGCAATAATTGCTTTATTTCCATTAACTATAATTGGTCTTTCTATAAGTATTGGAAATTTAATCATAGCTTCAATTATTTCATCATCACATAAATTTTTATCTTTATAGTTCTCAATCCAAATAGCTTCTTTTTGTCTTACTAACTCAATAGGTTTGAATTTCAGTTTTTTAAGTAACGATTTGATTTCTCTTTTTTTTGGAGATTTTTCTAAATAGTTTACAATTTCAAATTCAGTCTTTGCATCCTCTAAAAAACATACTCCTTCTCTTGATTTCGAACAACGGTTATTGTGGTAAATTGTAATCATTTTTTGTTACTTTTATGCTTTTGTGAAATTTCTACAAAAGTAAAATAACTTATCTTTCTTTAAAAAATTGTTTTATGTTTTTATTACAAGCCTTTTTACCAGGAAATCGTTTTTTGAAATATATTTTAGGTTCTTTTTTATTGGTGATTGCTTCAATTATTGGGCAATTACCATTATTAGGGGCGGTAGTTTATAAATTAATTTCAGATGGGAAGAGCTTTTACAATATGGATGAAGCTCAACTGATGAATGTTTTAGACAAAAACACAACACTTTTCTTGATGTTGTTGTCATTTGTGACTGTTTTTTTTTCGGTGCCATTAGTTGTAAAATGGTTGCATAATCAGAAATTTAAAAATGTAATTACATCAAGACCAAAAGTTGATTGGAGCAGAATATTGTTTTCTTTTACATTATGGGCTGTTTTTCAAATAATTGTAACAATAATTAGTTATTATGCCTCTCCCGAAGATTTTAAATTGAATTTTCAATTGGAACCTTTTCTAATTTTATTTGCAATTGCTGTTGTTATGATTCCATTACAAACGAGTGCTGAAGAATTGATGTTTAGAGGTTATCTAATGCAAGGATTTGGAGTATTGGCTAAAAACAAGTGGGTTCCACTAGTAGTTACTTCTGTATCCTTTGGATTGTTGCATTTTGCTAACCCAGAAGTTGATAAGTTAGGCAGTATCGTAATGATCTATTATATAGGTACTGGTTTATTTTTGGGTGTTTTGACACTTTTAGACGAAGGTGTGGAATTGTCCTTAGGTTTTCATGCTGCAAACAATTTGGTTACTGCTTTGTTAGTAACTTCTGAATGGTCTGCTTTACAAACAGATTCTATTTTTATTGATGTTTCTGATCCAAGTGCAGGATTTGAAACGATTTTACCTGTTTTTATTGTTTATCCTATTTTATTGTTTGTGTTTAGTAAAAAGTACAATTGGAATAATTGGAAAGAAAAACTTACTGGTAAACTTACTGGTAAACTTACTCAAGAATAAATTGATTGTTGTGGAAAATTTTCATTTCGATATACATCCAAATTTTAAGCTTAATAACGAGAGAGTTAATATAAAAGAATTGCTTTTTAAAGCAGATAATTTTATTAGTTCAAATATTGATTATCAAAAAGATATTGGTTTTTTTATAAATAATTGGTTTAATAAAAGTCCTTATTTAATTGTTAAGACATCTGGTACCACTGGCAAATCTAAAGAAATAAAAATAGAAAAATCAGCCATGATAAATTCGGCTGTTGCTACTGGAGATTTTTTTAATTTGGG contains:
- a CDS encoding outer membrane beta-barrel family protein encodes the protein MKFFKVLFFIPFFLLISTLSLAQQRNEGNKITFSGKIIEKTSSLPLEYATVTIINPTTAKPVSGAVTDNKGEFKIQVNPGTYNIKYEYISFKTLETKGKNLTTNTNVGTIALEDEAKQLDAVEIRVEKTAVDIKLDKKVYTVGKDIIVRGGTVSDVLDNVPSVSVDAEGTVSLRGNESVRILIDGKPSNMGNISDALKLIPAEAIDKVEIVTNPSARYDAEGGGGILNIILKKGKNQGINGTFVASIGDPRNTGLSANLNFKQEHSNFFTTIGYNNRSNPGNIKIDQQNFDENGALKSILNERRKNDRFGEGLNANFGIELFLDKSTSWTNSLNMRTNKGGNIENVLYYNYDALGQYLNTRQRYNDLKSTSENVDYSSNFIKKFKKDGHKLTADISISQNKDNDNSSIEGVILDNNKFVSSERTRKNDKQQRNLFQVDYVLPIGKKSQFEAGFRGNYVKTTTDYQVQERLTENSSFTNIDEFTNILQYNENVTAVYTQFGSKINKFSYLAGLRFEDSKIEINQLTSDIFKTKKYNNLFPSLFLTYEISDNSSISLNYSKRISRPRDRFINPFASYTSNVNLFQGNPDINPAYTDAYDFGYLKKWEKLTLNTSLYYNHTTDSFEQVRKERGDFVFTPVGGADVIVNGEIVTVVDGEDIKTPVIVNTFFNLGKNDRYGFEFTLNYNFKKWWKLNGNFNFFNSQNTGSYTYTNSKNEVITQSFNRNATTWFTRITSKVTLPYKIEWQTNGTYNAAQKTAQGSNKGIAAMNLAFSKDVLKDMGTISFNVNDVFNSRKRIQDMQLPNVNSHSEMQWRRRAFTLSFTYRFNKQKTEREQKPKQNGNGNNDDEFMG
- a CDS encoding CPBP family intramembrane glutamic endopeptidase, producing MFLLQAFLPGNRFLKYILGSFLLVIASIIGQLPLLGAVVYKLISDGKSFYNMDEAQLMNVLDKNTTLFLMLLSFVTVFFSVPLVVKWLHNQKFKNVITSRPKVDWSRILFSFTLWAVFQIIVTIISYYASPEDFKLNFQLEPFLILFAIAVVMIPLQTSAEELMFRGYLMQGFGVLAKNKWVPLVVTSVSFGLLHFANPEVDKLGSIVMIYYIGTGLFLGVLTLLDEGVELSLGFHAANNLVTALLVTSEWSALQTDSIFIDVSDPSAGFETILPVFIVYPILLFVFSKKYNWNNWKEKLTGKLTGKLTQE
- the arsC gene encoding arsenate reductase (glutaredoxin) (This arsenate reductase requires both glutathione and glutaredoxin to convert arsenate to arsenite, after which the efflux transporter formed by ArsA and ArsB can extrude the arsenite from the cell, providing resistance.), whose translation is MITIYHNNRCSKSREGVCFLEDAKTEFEIVNYLEKSPKKREIKSLLKKLKFKPIELVRQKEAIWIENYKDKNLCDDEIIEAMIKFPILIERPIIVNGNKAIIARPTEKILEIL